From the genome of Papaver somniferum cultivar HN1 chromosome 2, ASM357369v1, whole genome shotgun sequence, one region includes:
- the LOC113349154 gene encoding ninja-family protein mc410-like, with protein sequence MEDNNGLELSLGLSCGGSASSAKGKECTYSDSKTEEGGSSSKVNVDLRNFINAGCANKQDLVDDSLKDSPTLYGMQTSEDNFFSILKSSHAAESSVDLEGTKVPQITKYRALWDADNSRSLAEEKSESIESGAGNKRKMSIEEVNKKHERESLQAEHSKNLSMGVSTSTKTSHVSISTDDGSAAENDDVVESEARSSSRLISHVEDGKRYKPSGNSYEASKESHALHSSVVRGNYEAQRESIVQFGKESNHGVTMNFGIPMSFTPATNIPYSASENVLNAHATIKTSAYPVGTMQMTHPANNERPRTQPANPGSTSGTLGYSTVQLPILDTGHSWGVASHPQQFPPSYVGRNFAGGDLNSNKSVDGLKISQVANQSLPHSSLSDNSPESVLLKGNGKQQAREDSSVEHHRYEGSIIKSGMAPGLKFGGCGSYPDLPWVSTTGPSPNGKTISGVTYKYDKNQMRIVCACHGTHMSPEEFVLHASSSDKPNPDSNAGLTSFPNNSPAASAKS encoded by the exons ATGGAGGATAATAACGGCCTTGAACTAAGTTTGGGTCTTTCATGTGGTGGATCTGCTAGTAGTGCAAAGGGTAAAGAATGTACTTATTCAGATAGTAAGACAGAGGAAGGAGGTAGCAGCAGCAAAGTAAATGTCGATCTAAGAAATTTTATTAATGCAGGCTGCGCCAACAAACAGGATTTAGTTGATGACTCCCTTAAAGATAGCCCAACACTTTATGGAATGCAAACTTCagaagacaatttctttagtATCCTGAAGTCTTCGCATGCAGCTGAGTCTTCTGTAgacttggaaggaactaaagttCCACAGATCACTAAATATAGAGCACTATGGGATGCTGATAACAGTAGATCACTAGCGGAGGagaaatctgagagtattgaatcTGGGGCAGGTAACAAACGTAAAATGTCGATTGAAGAGGTGAACAAGAAGCACGAGAGAGAAAGCCTGCAAGCTGAGCATAGTAAGAACCTTTCTATGGGAGTTTCTACGTCAACGAAGACTTCTCATGTTTCGATCTCAACAGATGACGGTTCAGCAGCTGAAAATGATGATGTCGTGGAGTCCGAAGCCAGATCAAGTTCCAGGTTAATTTCTCATGTTGAGGATGGTAAACGATATAAGCCTAGTGGCAACTCCTACGAGGCTTCAAAAGAGAGTCACGCATTGCACAGCTCAGTTGTCAGAGGCAATTATGAAGCGCAAAGAGAGTCTATTGTACAGTTTGGAAAGGAGTCTAACCATGGTGTAACCATGAATTTTGGAATTCCGATGTCGTTCACACCTGCCACGAATATTCCGTATTCGGCATCTGAAAATGTACTAAATGCTCATGCTACCATCAAGACGTCTGCTTATCCTGTAGGTACCATGCAGATGACACATCCTGCAAACAATGAGAGACCTAGGACCCAACCTGCAAACCCTGGAAGTACATCTGGAACTCTTGGTTACTCGActgtccagctaccaatattagATACTGGCCATTCGTGGGGAGTTGCTTCTCATCCTCAGCAGTTCCCTCCTTCATATGTTGGCAGAAACTTTGCCGGCggagacttaaattctaataaatCTGTAGACGGGTTGAAGATATCCCAAG TTGCTAATCAGTCACTTCCTCATAGTTCATTATCAGACAATTCACCAGAATCTGTGTTACTGAAAGGCAACGGTAAACAGCAAGCCAGAGAAGATTCTTCCGTGGAACATCACCGCTACGAAGGTTCCATAATAAAGTCTGGAATGGCTCCTGGTTTGAAATTTGGGGGCTGTGGTTCTTACCCAGATCTACCTTGGGTTTCTACAACCGGACCTAGTCCAAACGGTAAGACAATCTCTGGTGTTACTTACAAGTATGACAAAAATCAAATGAGGATTGTTTGTGCTTGCCACGGCACCCACATGTCCCCTGAAGAGTTTGTTCTGCATGCCAGTAGTTCGGATAAACCTAACCCAGATAGTAATGCAGGTTTGACATCTTTTCCAAACAATAGTCCAGCAGCCTCTGCCAAGAGCTGA